The following proteins come from a genomic window of Nitrospirota bacterium:
- the metF gene encoding methylenetetrahydrofolate reductase [NAD(P)H], whose translation MKISNLLQSKSPVFSLEFFPPKNPDGERKLYDTIRNLRHLNPAFVSVTYGAGGSTREKTVDLVIRIKHELGIEPMAHLTCVNSSETEINTILTRLQERGIDNILALRGDIPGQEGHDIRNEAFHHANELIGHIRKNYDFCLGAAAFPEGHKESMTLQEDTSCMKMKAEAGADFFITQLFFDNQYYFKLIERTQQAGLNLPIIPGIMPITSIDQIERFTSLCGATIPDDLITQLESVKENPAAVMDIGVRHAADQCRDLLKNGVPGIHFYTLNRSPATIAILKELQG comes from the coding sequence TTGAAAATTAGTAATCTCTTACAAAGTAAATCACCTGTCTTCTCCTTAGAGTTTTTCCCTCCTAAAAATCCGGATGGCGAGAGGAAACTTTATGATACTATCAGGAACCTGCGTCACTTAAATCCCGCATTTGTATCAGTCACCTACGGCGCAGGAGGAAGTACAAGGGAGAAGACTGTTGACCTTGTTATCAGGATTAAACATGAGTTGGGAATTGAGCCAATGGCGCACCTCACATGTGTTAACAGCTCTGAGACAGAGATTAACACCATATTGACAAGATTACAGGAAAGAGGAATTGATAACATCCTTGCCCTTCGCGGAGATATTCCCGGTCAGGAGGGGCACGATATTAGGAATGAGGCATTTCATCATGCAAATGAGCTCATTGGACATATCCGAAAGAATTACGATTTCTGCCTTGGTGCCGCAGCATTTCCTGAAGGTCATAAAGAAAGCATGACACTTCAGGAAGATACGAGTTGCATGAAGATGAAGGCGGAGGCCGGGGCAGATTTTTTTATAACTCAGCTTTTCTTTGATAATCAATACTACTTCAAGTTAATAGAACGCACACAGCAGGCAGGTCTGAATCTGCCGATAATACCCGGTATTATGCCCATCACGAGTATTGATCAGATTGAGCGATTCACATCTCTGTGCGGTGCAACGATACCGGATGATTTAATAACTCAGCTTGAGTCAGTAAAAGAAAATCCTGCTGCTGTAATGGACATAGGTGTCAGACATGCAGCAGATCAATGCAGGGATCTTCTAAAAAACGGAGTTCCCGGCATTCACTTCTACACTCTTAACCGCTCTCCGGCCACTATAGCTATCCTGAAAGAGTTACAGGGGTAA
- the folD gene encoding bifunctional methylenetetrahydrofolate dehydrogenase/methenyltetrahydrofolate cyclohydrolase FolD: protein MTAKIIDGKAVAKHFRENIAKEVEHLKHEGIYPGLAVVLVGNNPASMVYVRNKGEACRTTGIHSEEHRLPEDTSESELITLIKKLNNDSRIHGILVQLPLPERINKEKILKAISPEKDVDGFHEINMGRLMSGLDGLVPCTPLGIIKLLDHYHIPVEGKHAVIVGRSNIVGKPVALMLLQRNATVTICHTRTKNMSEVCRLADILIAAAGRVQMISGDMIKEGAVVIDVGINRLDSGRLAGDVDFASASEKASWITPVPGGVGPMTIAMLLYNTVKAAKHSSRQHIVADK from the coding sequence ATGACAGCAAAGATTATAGATGGTAAGGCCGTAGCAAAGCACTTCAGAGAGAATATCGCAAAAGAGGTTGAACACCTGAAACATGAGGGAATATACCCCGGGCTTGCAGTTGTCCTTGTTGGAAACAATCCTGCCTCTATGGTTTATGTAAGGAATAAAGGTGAGGCATGCCGAACAACAGGTATCCACTCGGAAGAACACAGGCTGCCGGAAGATACGTCAGAGTCTGAGTTAATAACGCTTATTAAGAAGCTCAATAATGACAGCCGGATTCACGGCATATTGGTTCAGCTTCCGCTGCCTGAACGAATTAATAAAGAAAAGATCCTGAAGGCCATTTCCCCTGAAAAGGATGTGGACGGTTTTCATGAAATAAATATGGGGAGGCTCATGTCGGGTCTTGATGGACTTGTGCCGTGCACACCGCTTGGCATTATTAAACTTCTTGATCATTACCATATTCCAGTTGAGGGGAAACACGCTGTTATTGTTGGAAGAAGCAATATTGTCGGCAAGCCTGTTGCCCTTATGCTTCTGCAGAGGAATGCAACTGTTACCATTTGTCATACCAGGACAAAAAATATGTCAGAGGTTTGCAGGCTTGCTGATATTTTGATAGCGGCAGCCGGACGTGTTCAAATGATCTCCGGTGATATGATCAAAGAAGGTGCAGTTGTTATTGATGTTGGGATTAACAGACTCGATAGTGGCAGGCTGGCCGGAGACGTGGATTTTGCAAGTGCATCCGAAAAGGCATCATGGATTACTCCGGTACCTGGCGGTGTAGGACCAATGACCATTGCCATGCTGCTTTATAACACGGTAAAGGCAGCTAAACATAGCTCCCGTCAGCATATAGTGGCTGATAAATAA
- the panB gene encoding 3-methyl-2-oxobutanoate hydroxymethyltransferase, protein MKNKVTVPDIISRKNGGRKITMLTAYDFLFARLIDEAGIDIILVGDSLGTVIQGHPTTLPVTMDEMIYHTEIVSRAVENALVVGDMPFMSYQVSVHDAVNNAGRFLKEGSASAVKIEGGSAVIDKIRAIIASGIPVMGHVGLLPQSIHHMGGYKVQGKDDSAAERILSESLLLEEAGVFAVVLEGIPAGLASRISDTLSIPAIGIGAGSHCDGQVLVIHDLLGLTPQPVPKFVRQYAAMREICADAVRRFKDDVESANFPSEIESY, encoded by the coding sequence GTGAAAAATAAAGTTACAGTACCTGACATTATCAGCAGAAAAAATGGAGGCAGGAAGATCACCATGCTTACTGCCTACGATTTCTTATTTGCCCGGCTTATTGATGAGGCAGGGATTGATATAATCCTTGTCGGAGACTCACTTGGCACTGTGATTCAGGGCCATCCTACAACTTTACCGGTTACAATGGATGAAATGATATACCATACGGAGATCGTAAGCAGGGCTGTTGAGAATGCCCTTGTTGTCGGAGACATGCCTTTTATGTCATATCAGGTGTCCGTGCATGATGCAGTGAATAATGCCGGCAGATTTCTTAAAGAAGGATCGGCATCGGCGGTCAAGATTGAAGGAGGGTCTGCTGTTATAGATAAGATCAGGGCAATAATTGCATCAGGAATACCGGTTATGGGACATGTGGGTCTTCTGCCCCAGTCAATCCATCATATGGGCGGTTATAAGGTTCAGGGTAAAGATGATTCAGCTGCCGAGAGGATCCTCAGTGAGTCATTATTGCTCGAGGAGGCAGGGGTTTTTGCTGTAGTCCTTGAAGGCATCCCGGCAGGTCTTGCATCCAGGATATCTGACACACTTTCCATACCTGCTATTGGCATTGGAGCCGGAAGTCATTGTGACGGACAGGTGCTCGTCATACATGATCTTCTTGGTTTAACACCGCAGCCTGTCCCAAAATTTGTCAGGCAATATGCCGCAATGAGGGAGATCTGCGCAGATGCGGTTAGACGTTTTAAAGATGATGTCGAAAGTGCCAATTTCCCTTCTGAAATCGAAAGCTACTGA
- a CDS encoding FAD-binding protein, with the protein MISPSIIDHLRRELGNDIVRTDKEHMICYSYDATRIERLPDVLLMPGTDAEVSLILKIANSEKIPVIPRGAGSGFAGGAVPVQGGIILSLQRMDKILEVNRDDFYIVAEPGVITRNIQKAVEAEGLFYPPDPSSVNFCTIGGNISTCAGGARGVKYGTTKDYVMGLEAVLPAGDIIFTGTRAPRSVAGYDLTRLLVGSEGTLGVITKAILKLIPLPENTITVAAVFGSIHDAISAIDHIILSGIRPSVIEFMDKASMGVVRDLLPESVREKGEAMVISEVDGPETITQDGLIRIGDICRKSGAVIISTATNKQDREKLWTARRSVSPALYKINPTKINEDIVVPRSKLTELMIEIDRISSTYKIQIVSFGHAGDGNLHINVMTDDKNAEEFKRARKAIRELFDVTLRLSGSISGEHGIGMTKAPFLPMEVGDKAIDIMKGIKNTFDPNNILNPGKLWP; encoded by the coding sequence ATGATATCACCTTCTATCATAGATCATTTACGGCGTGAGCTGGGAAATGACATAGTCAGGACTGACAAAGAACATATGATCTGCTACTCATATGATGCTACCAGGATTGAGAGACTTCCGGATGTTCTCCTGATGCCTGGAACAGATGCAGAAGTATCGTTGATCCTAAAAATAGCAAATAGTGAAAAGATTCCGGTTATACCAAGAGGCGCAGGAAGCGGATTTGCTGGAGGAGCTGTGCCTGTTCAGGGAGGAATAATCCTCTCATTGCAGCGAATGGACAAAATACTTGAGGTTAACAGAGACGATTTTTACATTGTTGCAGAACCAGGTGTTATTACAAGAAATATACAAAAGGCTGTTGAGGCAGAGGGACTGTTCTATCCACCTGACCCATCGAGCGTGAATTTCTGTACGATAGGTGGAAATATCTCAACATGCGCAGGTGGCGCCAGGGGTGTCAAGTATGGTACAACCAAGGACTATGTAATGGGACTTGAGGCAGTATTGCCGGCCGGAGATATTATTTTTACAGGAACAAGGGCGCCGCGTAGTGTAGCAGGATATGACCTCACAAGACTTCTCGTTGGCTCTGAAGGAACCCTCGGGGTTATTACCAAGGCCATCCTGAAGCTTATTCCCCTGCCGGAGAATACAATCACAGTTGCAGCAGTCTTTGGTTCAATCCATGATGCAATTTCTGCTATTGATCATATAATTTTATCAGGAATAAGGCCATCCGTGATCGAATTCATGGACAAGGCTTCAATGGGTGTTGTCAGGGACTTGCTTCCGGAATCGGTAAGGGAAAAAGGAGAGGCAATGGTGATTTCCGAAGTTGACGGCCCTGAAACGATTACGCAGGATGGTTTAATCAGGATTGGGGACATATGCAGGAAATCAGGAGCAGTAATAATATCAACAGCGACTAATAAACAGGACAGGGAAAAACTCTGGACGGCACGCAGGTCAGTTTCTCCGGCACTGTATAAAATTAACCCGACCAAGATTAATGAGGACATTGTGGTCCCGCGCAGTAAACTTACTGAATTGATGATTGAGATTGATCGGATTTCATCAACTTATAAAATACAAATTGTCTCCTTTGGCCATGCTGGAGACGGTAACCTTCACATCAATGTAATGACAGATGATAAAAATGCAGAGGAGTTTAAACGTGCCAGGAAGGCGATACGCGAGTTGTTTGACGTCACTTTACGCCTCAGCGGCAGTATCTCGGGCGAACATGGCATAGGGATGACAAAGGCCCCATTTCTTCCCATGGAAGTCGGCGATAAGGCAATAGACATTATGAAGGGGATAAAAAACACCTTCGATCCAAACAATATCCTTAACCCGGGAAAGTTATGGCCATAA